CTCAGACATTGGCGATAAATCAGTATTTGCTTATCTCAAAGCCCAAAAGCAACAAGCAGCTTAATACAAATATGAATAAAGCTTTTACTTCTCAGGCAGATGAATGGACAGAGGCGATCGCCCCCGTACAGCAGCGCTACGATCGCGAATATCGGAATGAAGCATTTGATTTACCCGCAGAGGTGGAGTCGATGCCACTATTTCGTGAATGGGTGAGCCATACTCTAGCGGGTAAAATTGCCTCGCCTTTTTGGGAATTGGCGCAATTTCAAAAGAATCAACGGTGTTTAGATATTGGCTGTGGGGTTAGCTTTTTAATTTATCCTTGGCGGGATTGGGAAGTATATTTTTATGGACAAGAAGTTAGCTTTGTGGCGAAGGATGCCCTAAATTCTAGGGGTTCGCAGCTTAACTCGAAATTATTTAAAGGCGTGCAACTGGGATCC
The sequence above is drawn from the Pseudanabaena yagii GIHE-NHR1 genome and encodes:
- a CDS encoding class I SAM-dependent methyltransferase; the encoded protein is MNKAFTSQADEWTEAIAPVQQRYDREYRNEAFDLPAEVESMPLFREWVSHTLAGKIASPFWELAQFQKNQRCLDIGCGVSFLIYPWRDWEVYFYGQEVSFVAKDALNSRGSQLNSKLFKGVQLGSAHKLNYENATFDRVIATGFSCYYPLKYWKLVLQEAKRVLKPNGVLIFDAIAPDLEFAENWAILETYLGAEVFLTPLSEFTELAQSMGGKITAKKDGLLFSMYRVQW